Genomic window (Bacteroidota bacterium):
TATGGGTAATGGATGCAGAGGACCTGGAGGGACGCAAGTTTGAGCAACGTGGCACCATCCTGATCCTGCGCTAGCGTTCCCATCCATAAGCTTCTGGCTTCGGGTATATTCCTCTTGTTCCCGTCAGCACCAAGCACGAAATGCCTCCCCTACCCGGGGAGGCATTTCGTGCTTTCATGGCAGGGAGGCCACTGTCAACCTTATGGTCCAAGCTTCTCGGGGCGGCTGGGGCAGGCGGCAGATCTCAGGCTGCATACAGCAGGTACCTCCTTCGCAGGTTTTCGAACCGGCGAAGCTCTTTCTGCCAGCTCAGGCCTATTGCCTCGGGCGTATCGCCCTGGATGAGGGCGCGGCGGAGGCTGCTGCTGCCCACCAGGTTCTCGAAAAAGGGCGTAAAGAAAGGCGTAGCAAGACCTTGTTGCTTTCGCCAGGCCTCGTACTCCTGGTAGAAGTTTACAAGCATTTTCAGGCCTGCCTGCATCAGGCTGTCGCCGGATACGGATACGGTGTCGATACGCAGGCCGTAGCAACGCTGGCCCTCATAGGGGGGGTGTGCTGCCCGCCCCGGCTGGCTGACGGGTGTAAAGTAGGTGGCGTAGGCCTGCAGGCCCATAAACTGCATGGCATTGCGGGTTCCATTCAGGCTGTCTTCCATGGCGCGCTTCAGCAGTGCCCGGTGCCCGGGCATGCCTATCTGCTGAAAAGGGCGATCTGTTCCGCGCCCTACGCTTACCACCGTGCCTTCGTACCAGCAGAGTATGGGGTACAGCTCAGCCGCCGTGGGGGTGGGCAGGTTGGGGCTAGGCGGCACCCAGGGCAGGCCTGTTTGCTGCCACCGCATGCGGTGGGTGTAGCCATCGCATGCCACCACCGACAGGATGCAGCGGCCATGGGGCAGCCAGCCCTCCCCATTCACCAGGCGGGCATACTCGGCCAGCGTCATGCCATGCACCATGGGCACACCCGGGTGCACCCCTACAAAGCTCGTGTGGGCCGCTTCCATCCCTGGGCCACCCACCCAGTGCCCGTTGGGGTTGGGCCTGTCTAGCACCAGTAGGGGCACACCATACTCCGCACAGGCATCCATTACATACACCAGGGTGCTCAGGTAGGTGTAAAACCGGCAACCCACGTCCTGTATATCAAATACAACCAGATCTACATCCTGCAGCTGCTGCCGGGTGGGCCTTAGCTTCTTGCCGTACAGGCTCACGATGGGCAGATGGGTCTTTCGGTCCCTTGCATCCTGCACCTGCGCCCCGGCCTCCTCGCCACCCCGGAAGCCGTGTTCGGGTGCAAAGACCCGCTGGATCGTGTGGCCCATGACAAGCAGGGTGTCTACCAAATGGGTGCCCTCCACCAGGCTGGTGTGGTTGGCCACCAGGGCCAGCCGTTTCCCTTTCAGTTCCTCCGGGTGCGCCAGCAGCAGCTGGGCCCCGGTGCGTACGGTGGTGCCCGCCAGGCGGGCGGGCGTGCTACAGCCTGGCACACACACCACCAGTAGCAGAAGGCTTGAGTATCGCATAGCCCGAAGCGTATTCATAGACACAAATAAATAAGCTTTTGGGTACGGTGGCGTACAAACTGGTATGAACTGAAAACATTTGCAGGCTTTCTGGCCAGAAATACTGTATACTTGAGCATCTGTCCATTGTTTCCCTTCCACGCCATTTTCTAGCTGTATATGATTTCGCCTGTATGGAATAAAACCAAGATTGTAGCTACCATGGGGCCTGCTACCCACAATCCGGACACGCTGTTGGACCTCATACAGAGTGGGCTGGATATCTGCCGGCTGAATGCAAGCCATGGAGATCATGCCACACACCAGTATTTTATTGACCAAGTGCGGCGCATAAATGTGGTGTACGACCTGAATATCGGCATTCTGCTCGACCTGCAGGGGCCAAAGATACGGGTGGGCAAGCTGGACAAGCCCCACCCCGTGCAGGTGGGAGACGAAGTGAAGCTGAGTACTGCCGTGCAGAAGCAGGTAGGCAATGTGCTGCCCATGGAGTATGAAACGCTGATTCAGGACGTGAAGCCGGGCGACCTGCTGCTGATAGACGATGGCAAGCTACAGACGGAAGTGGTGGCAAACAACGGCGTGGACACCGTAACCCTGAAGGCCCTAATACCCGGAGAGATAGGCAGCCGGAAAGGGGTGAACCTGCCCTTCAGCCATGTGAGCCTGCCCAGCCTGAGCGACAAGGACCTGGAGGACCTGGAGCTAGCCGTGCACAACCAGCTGGAGTGGGTAGCACTAAGCTTTGTGC
Coding sequences:
- a CDS encoding DUF1343 domain-containing protein, with the protein product MRYSSLLLLVVCVPGCSTPARLAGTTVRTGAQLLLAHPEELKGKRLALVANHTSLVEGTHLVDTLLVMGHTIQRVFAPEHGFRGGEEAGAQVQDARDRKTHLPIVSLYGKKLRPTRQQLQDVDLVVFDIQDVGCRFYTYLSTLVYVMDACAEYGVPLLVLDRPNPNGHWVGGPGMEAAHTSFVGVHPGVPMVHGMTLAEYARLVNGEGWLPHGRCILSVVACDGYTHRMRWQQTGLPWVPPSPNLPTPTAAELYPILCWYEGTVVSVGRGTDRPFQQIGMPGHRALLKRAMEDSLNGTRNAMQFMGLQAYATYFTPVSQPGRAAHPPYEGQRCYGLRIDTVSVSGDSLMQAGLKMLVNFYQEYEAWRKQQGLATPFFTPFFENLVGSSSLRRALIQGDTPEAIGLSWQKELRRFENLRRRYLLYAA